The following coding sequences are from one Paenibacillus sp. JDR-2 window:
- a CDS encoding glycosyl hydrolase family 18 protein, whose product MYTRAPRRRKGGGAWYTMLFLLFIAAAMGVWFIYMKFIPNQHITVPDYGMAHPITYQGEIMDQGAFIQNDEVMLPISALQKALGPDEPVYYEAETGSIILTTTNKVLRLKTDALTAELNQKPYELHIAAQTKDDAVYIPITPLEELYGLKTEYKADSGIVILLQAGESIQQGKALKSKGSAIRTKTSIHSPIAEKVPQGETVRIWGEEHGWLFVQGPQGQLGYMQKSNVELASIEKVPQAAKEEAFIPWKVLGSKINLTWEAVYEKNPAPDSIGTLKGVNVVSPTWFELQDGKGTIKGKADPAYVRWAHNQGMQVWALFSNGFEPDQTTEALAKADTRFKMIRQLLAFAETYHLQGINIDFENVRTSDKANLVQFVRELTPLFHEQGLVVSIDVTPKSNSELWSLFLDRSALGHTVDYMMVMAYDEHWASSPEAGSVASLGWTASAVKRIIEEDGVSANKIILSMPLYTRIWTEQNGKVTSKAVGMDKVKDIIASKKLTPKLDETAGQNYVEYKENGALNRIWIEDALSIQSRVKLMRELGLAGVATWNRSFQTSSIWPVIDEAINKRP is encoded by the coding sequence ATGTACACCAGAGCGCCGCGCCGCCGAAAGGGCGGGGGAGCATGGTATACGATGCTGTTCCTGTTATTTATCGCAGCAGCGATGGGCGTTTGGTTTATTTACATGAAGTTTATCCCGAATCAGCATATTACGGTTCCTGACTACGGAATGGCACATCCGATAACCTATCAAGGCGAAATCATGGATCAAGGAGCCTTTATACAAAATGATGAAGTCATGCTTCCGATATCCGCTTTGCAAAAGGCGCTTGGGCCGGACGAGCCTGTATATTATGAAGCGGAGACCGGCTCCATTATTTTGACAACGACCAATAAAGTATTGCGGCTGAAGACGGATGCTTTGACGGCAGAGCTCAATCAGAAGCCATACGAATTGCATATCGCGGCACAGACCAAAGATGATGCCGTTTATATACCGATTACGCCGCTTGAAGAACTTTACGGCCTCAAGACAGAATACAAGGCCGATTCCGGCATCGTTATTTTACTCCAGGCAGGGGAATCTATTCAGCAAGGAAAGGCGTTAAAATCCAAAGGCAGCGCGATACGGACCAAGACAAGCATCCATTCTCCAATCGCTGAAAAAGTACCTCAAGGCGAAACGGTCCGGATATGGGGCGAGGAACATGGATGGTTATTCGTGCAGGGTCCGCAGGGGCAGCTCGGATATATGCAGAAGTCCAATGTGGAGCTGGCCAGCATAGAAAAGGTTCCTCAAGCAGCCAAGGAAGAGGCGTTTATACCTTGGAAAGTGCTTGGAAGCAAAATTAATCTCACCTGGGAAGCCGTATATGAGAAAAATCCGGCTCCGGATTCGATAGGTACTCTAAAAGGAGTTAATGTTGTAAGTCCAACCTGGTTTGAGCTTCAGGATGGGAAGGGAACGATTAAGGGCAAGGCTGATCCGGCTTATGTGCGGTGGGCGCATAATCAAGGGATGCAGGTATGGGCGTTATTCAGCAATGGCTTTGAGCCCGATCAAACAACGGAAGCTTTGGCTAAGGCCGATACGCGCTTTAAAATGATCCGTCAGCTGCTCGCTTTTGCAGAGACGTATCATCTGCAAGGCATTAATATCGATTTCGAGAACGTTCGTACGTCCGATAAAGCCAATCTGGTTCAATTCGTAAGAGAGCTTACTCCTCTTTTCCATGAACAGGGGCTTGTGGTATCGATTGACGTAACGCCGAAATCCAACAGCGAGCTGTGGTCCTTATTCCTTGACCGCTCGGCACTTGGACATACCGTCGATTACATGATGGTAATGGCTTATGACGAGCATTGGGCTTCCAGTCCGGAAGCGGGTTCCGTTGCATCGCTTGGCTGGACGGCAAGCGCGGTTAAACGAATTATTGAAGAAGACGGCGTATCCGCGAACAAAATCATTCTGAGCATGCCGTTATATACCCGTATTTGGACGGAACAAAACGGAAAAGTGACTTCCAAGGCGGTAGGAATGGACAAGGTTAAAGATATTATTGCAAGCAAAAAGCTTACTCCTAAGCTCGATGAGACTGCAGGACAAAATTACGTGGAGTATAAAGAGAATGGCGCCCTAAACCGGATATGGATTGAAGATGCGTTATCCATCCAGTCCCGGGTGAAGCTTATGCGAGAGCTTGGGCTAGCCGGCGTGGCTACATGGAACCGCTCCTTCCAGACTTCCTCGATCTGGCCCGTCATTGACGAAGCCATTAACAAAAGGCCTTGA
- a CDS encoding YgzB family protein yields MFFKSAKINEFRLWGLVFTLVGMGIMIIGTGGIVWWGHAGKIFAAIFMVFGMISLLISCVVYFWAGMMSTSATMLECPECHRPTKMLGKTDRCMYCKTILTLDPAQATHEPSVE; encoded by the coding sequence ATTTTTTTCAAATCGGCAAAAATCAATGAATTCCGTTTGTGGGGCCTCGTCTTTACGCTAGTTGGCATGGGAATAATGATCATCGGAACCGGCGGAATTGTCTGGTGGGGACACGCCGGCAAAATCTTCGCAGCGATCTTTATGGTCTTCGGGATGATCTCTCTACTTATCAGCTGCGTCGTGTATTTCTGGGCGGGCATGATGTCGACTAGCGCCACCATGCTGGAATGCCCTGAATGCCACCGACCGACAAAGATGCTTGGAAAGACCGACCGCTGCATGTATTGCAAAACGATACTTACGCTTGATCCCGCTCAGGCAACTCATGAACCGTCGGTTGAATAA
- a CDS encoding nucleotidyltransferase-like protein, producing MNTKQYFIETYRSQLDVAGLVAIENPYPYNPLIEGLDVLVLVVRESGANETTEHVCQQGRRIMVRTVDTGRLEQWIAGRSGSVIQWMVRGEILMERDNYLTNIREQLMLFPDIMREQKRFAEFSGFLRTYLQAKQDLEDNHILDAHSHVMTALHHWAHIVLIEEGHHPELTVWKQIRRVHPGVYKLYEELTASPESLEQRVRLVMLACEFTVMNKMKSCCSLLFEAISSRQEPWTICELQNYPPIQELHIDLSLVVQNLVKRAYVREVAVMPANGDPDVMELKYLLTAI from the coding sequence GTGAATACGAAACAGTATTTTATTGAAACGTATCGTTCGCAGCTGGATGTAGCAGGTCTGGTGGCAATCGAGAATCCGTATCCTTATAATCCTTTGATTGAAGGATTGGACGTTTTAGTTCTTGTTGTGCGAGAGAGTGGGGCTAATGAAACAACCGAACATGTTTGCCAGCAAGGCAGACGGATTATGGTTCGGACGGTTGACACCGGTCGTTTGGAGCAATGGATTGCTGGTAGAAGCGGAAGCGTGATCCAATGGATGGTTCGGGGGGAGATATTGATGGAGCGCGACAATTACTTGACGAATATTCGTGAGCAATTGATGTTATTTCCAGATATCATGCGGGAACAGAAGCGTTTCGCCGAGTTTTCCGGATTCTTGCGCACCTATCTGCAAGCGAAGCAGGATCTTGAGGACAATCATATTTTGGATGCGCACAGTCATGTCATGACGGCACTTCATCACTGGGCACATATCGTACTTATAGAAGAAGGGCATCATCCGGAACTCACGGTTTGGAAGCAAATCCGCAGAGTTCATCCGGGAGTCTACAAGCTGTACGAGGAATTGACGGCAAGTCCGGAATCATTGGAGCAGCGTGTCCGACTGGTTATGCTTGCTTGCGAGTTTACCGTAATGAACAAAATGAAATCCTGCTGCTCATTATTGTTCGAAGCTATCAGCAGCAGACAGGAGCCGTGGACTATATGCGAACTGCAGAACTATCCGCCGATCCAGGAGCTTCATATTGATCTTTCCCTGGTTGTTCAGAATCTGGTCAAACGAGCTTATGTCCGTGAGGTAGCGGTTATGCCAGCGAACGGAGATCCGGATGTGATGGAACTAAAGTATTTGTTAACGGCCATCTGA
- the perR gene encoding peroxide-responsive transcriptional repressor PerR, which produces MGASVTEAIEQLKMNGVRMTPQRHAILSYLMGSMSHPTADEIYKSLSPNFPSMSVATIYNNLRLFVEAGLVRELTYGDDSSRFDADLSDHYHAICKSCGQIVDFEYPPLLEVERVASNKTGFMVEGHRMEIYGVCSSCSETARA; this is translated from the coding sequence ATGGGAGCCAGCGTTACCGAAGCAATTGAACAATTGAAGATGAATGGCGTCCGTATGACCCCGCAACGTCACGCCATATTGAGTTATTTGATGGGCTCAATGTCACATCCGACAGCCGATGAAATCTATAAGTCGCTGTCTCCGAATTTTCCGAGTATGAGCGTGGCTACGATATATAATAACTTGAGGTTATTTGTCGAAGCGGGTCTAGTTCGCGAATTAACCTACGGTGACGATTCCAGCCGATTTGATGCGGATTTGTCCGACCATTACCATGCGATTTGCAAAAGCTGCGGCCAGATCGTAGATTTTGAATACCCGCCGCTGCTTGAAGTTGAGCGGGTTGCATCCAACAAGACCGGTTTTATGGTTGAAGGGCATCGTATGGAGATTTACGGAGTATGCTCCAGCTGCAGTGAGACGGCTAGAGCGTAA